A part of Solicola gregarius genomic DNA contains:
- a CDS encoding alpha/beta hydrolase — protein sequence MTVHPLARPVSVDAGDTGVVLCHGFTGSPASMTPWADYLVERGCSVRVPRLPGHGTTWQELNRTRWTDWYAEVDRAYEELRARCERVVVAGLSMGGCLALRLAEHHRDIVAVVLVNPAVNLERKDMLLVPLLRHVVPAIPGIGNDIRKEGIEETGYDRTPLHALHSQTHMWKDVRENLSSVDQPLLLFRSVTDHVVDASSAPIILDGVSSASKREVLLHNSFHVATLDHDMDLIFAESADFIAEHAGATGVG from the coding sequence GTGACCGTGCATCCGCTTGCGCGCCCCGTGTCGGTCGACGCCGGCGACACCGGCGTCGTCCTGTGTCACGGATTCACCGGCTCGCCGGCCTCGATGACCCCGTGGGCCGACTACCTCGTCGAGCGAGGCTGTTCGGTGCGGGTTCCCCGCCTTCCCGGCCACGGCACCACCTGGCAGGAGCTCAACCGCACCCGCTGGACCGACTGGTACGCCGAGGTCGACCGTGCGTACGAGGAGCTGCGGGCTCGCTGCGAGCGGGTCGTCGTCGCCGGCCTCTCGATGGGCGGCTGCCTCGCGCTCCGGCTCGCCGAGCACCATCGCGACATCGTCGCGGTCGTACTGGTCAACCCCGCGGTGAACCTCGAGCGCAAGGACATGCTGCTCGTCCCCCTGCTGCGCCACGTCGTACCCGCGATCCCCGGCATCGGCAACGACATCCGCAAGGAGGGCATCGAGGAGACCGGGTACGACCGCACACCTCTGCACGCGCTGCACTCACAGACGCACATGTGGAAGGACGTACGCGAGAACCTCTCCAGCGTCGACCAGCCACTGCTGCTGTTCCGCTCGGTGACCGATCACGTCGTCGATGCGTCGTCCGCACCGATCATCCTCGACGGCGTGTCGTCGGCGTCGAAACGGGAGGTGCTGTTGCACAACAGCTTCCACGTCGCCACACTCGATCACGATATGGATCTCATCTTCGCCGAGTCGGCCGACTTCATCGCCGAGCATGCGGGGGCGACCGGTGTCGGGTAA
- a CDS encoding ATP-binding cassette domain-containing protein: MTEPLIEVREIGKSYGNVIALRDVSTTVAAGQVTCVLGDNGAGKSTFIKILAGAHEHSSGELLIDGVARHVSSPRAALTLGIATVYQDLAVVPLMPVWRNFFLGSEPTKGVGPLRRLDVDFMRRTTKSELSAMGIDLRDVDQPIGTLSGGERQCVAIARAVYLGARVLILDEPTAALGVKQSGVVLKYIAKARERGLGVVFITHNPHHAYPVGDRFVLLRRGRSMGEWAKSEITLDELTSMMAGGAELEELSDELAESLGAESEIARELKEEAAETE, encoded by the coding sequence ATGACGGAGCCACTGATCGAGGTCCGCGAGATCGGCAAGTCGTACGGCAACGTGATCGCTCTGCGTGACGTGAGTACGACGGTCGCCGCGGGTCAGGTGACGTGCGTGCTCGGCGACAACGGTGCCGGCAAGTCGACGTTCATCAAGATCCTCGCGGGTGCGCACGAGCATTCCAGCGGCGAGCTGCTGATCGACGGTGTCGCGCGGCACGTGAGCTCGCCGCGGGCCGCGCTGACGCTGGGCATCGCGACCGTCTACCAGGACCTCGCGGTCGTACCTCTGATGCCGGTCTGGCGGAACTTCTTCCTCGGCTCCGAGCCGACCAAGGGCGTCGGCCCGCTCCGCCGGCTCGACGTCGACTTCATGCGGCGTACGACGAAGAGCGAGCTGTCCGCGATGGGTATCGACCTGCGTGACGTCGACCAGCCGATCGGCACCCTGTCGGGCGGCGAGCGGCAGTGTGTGGCGATCGCGCGAGCCGTGTACCTCGGTGCGCGGGTGCTGATCCTGGACGAGCCGACCGCCGCGCTCGGTGTGAAGCAGTCGGGTGTGGTGCTGAAGTACATCGCGAAGGCACGTGAGCGCGGGCTCGGGGTCGTGTTCATCACCCACAACCCGCACCACGCGTACCCCGTCGGCGACCGGTTCGTACTGCTGCGTCGAGGCCGGAGCATGGGGGAGTGGGCGAAGTCCGAGATCACCCTCGACGAGCTGACCTCGATGATGGCCGGCGGCGCCGAGCTGGAGGAGCTGAGCGACGAGCTGGCCGAGAGCCTGGGCGCGGAGTCGGAGATCGCCCGGGAGCTGAAGGAAGAGGCTGCGGAAACCGAGTAG
- a CDS encoding ABC transporter permease, whose protein sequence is MLRRPEVGAAVAALVVFAFFAIYTDTFLSEAGVATWTESSARIGIMAVGVSMLMIGGEFDLSTGTMIGTTGLTVGVLTTHYGVNVWVAVLIALALALVIGALNGILVMRTGLPSFIVTLATFFVLQGLNLALVKAIIGGVAVQGMRDVPYFDSIEPVFATDISLPFGASITISVLWWIAVTAIATWVLLRTKPGNWIFAVGGAATSARQVGVPLFRTKIGLFMTTAFAGWLVGMIDLFSAASVTSAKGVGDEFIFIICAVVGGCLLTGGYGSAIGAALGALIYGMTEKGIVYAGWDSDWLMAFLGVMLLLAVLVNTWVRKQAEVSR, encoded by the coding sequence GTGCTGCGCCGGCCAGAGGTCGGTGCGGCGGTTGCGGCGCTGGTCGTGTTCGCGTTCTTCGCGATCTACACCGACACGTTCCTGAGCGAGGCCGGCGTCGCGACCTGGACGGAGTCGTCCGCGCGGATCGGCATCATGGCGGTCGGCGTCTCGATGCTGATGATCGGCGGAGAGTTCGACCTGTCGACCGGCACGATGATCGGCACCACCGGACTCACCGTCGGCGTCCTCACCACCCACTACGGCGTGAACGTGTGGGTAGCGGTGCTGATCGCGCTCGCCCTCGCGCTGGTGATCGGCGCGCTCAACGGCATCCTGGTGATGCGTACGGGCCTGCCGAGCTTCATCGTCACGCTCGCCACGTTCTTCGTGCTGCAGGGGCTAAACCTCGCGCTGGTGAAGGCGATCATCGGTGGAGTCGCCGTGCAGGGCATGCGCGACGTGCCGTACTTCGACTCGATCGAGCCGGTGTTCGCGACGGACATATCGCTTCCGTTCGGGGCGTCGATCACCATCTCGGTGCTCTGGTGGATCGCGGTGACGGCGATCGCGACCTGGGTGCTGCTGCGTACGAAGCCGGGCAACTGGATCTTCGCCGTCGGCGGCGCGGCCACCAGCGCGCGCCAGGTCGGTGTGCCGCTGTTCCGGACGAAGATCGGGCTGTTCATGACGACGGCCTTCGCGGGCTGGCTGGTCGGCATGATCGACCTGTTCAGTGCGGCGAGCGTGACGAGCGCCAAGGGTGTTGGCGACGAGTTCATCTTCATCATCTGCGCGGTCGTCGGCGGCTGCCTGCTCACGGGCGGGTACGGGTCGGCCATCGGCGCTGCGCTCGGCGCACTGATCTACGGCATGACCGAGAAGGGCATCGTGTACGCCGGCTGGGACAGTGACTGGTTGATGGCGTTCCTCGGCGTGATGCTGTTGCTCGCGGTGCTCGTCAACACCTGGGTACGCAAGCAGGCGGAGGTGAGTCGATGA
- a CDS encoding sugar ABC transporter substrate-binding protein, whose translation MKTLRIAAVAAAAALTLTACSGTGQDDDGAEDASDLDLTYAVVTHGAPDDAFWSVVKAGSDRAGEDLGVDVEYNSDPDVTKQAELIDAAVADDVDGIVVSMADPDGLEKSVKAAVEAGVPVITINSGIDESAEFGAITHVGQSETIAGEAAGEKFSELGAKKVICVIHEAGNTGLEQRCAGAKSKFGGSMENLQVDGADTTEAKNTIQSALQADGSIDGVLALNAQVALGAQQAVEESGAEVQIGTFDLSEDLIGQIQDGNVAFAVDQQPYTQGYLGVQFLYLNSINGNQVGGGKPVYSGPAFVTKENADEVLEVRQERHPLTR comes from the coding sequence ATGAAGACTCTGCGGATCGCCGCGGTTGCCGCCGCTGCGGCACTGACCCTGACCGCTTGCAGCGGCACCGGCCAGGACGACGACGGCGCCGAGGACGCGTCCGATCTCGACCTCACGTACGCCGTCGTGACACACGGTGCGCCCGATGACGCGTTCTGGAGCGTTGTGAAGGCCGGTTCCGATCGGGCGGGCGAAGACCTCGGGGTCGACGTCGAGTACAACTCGGATCCCGACGTCACCAAGCAGGCGGAGCTCATCGACGCCGCCGTCGCGGATGACGTCGACGGCATCGTGGTCTCGATGGCCGATCCCGATGGTCTGGAGAAGTCGGTCAAGGCCGCCGTCGAGGCCGGCGTACCGGTGATCACCATCAACTCGGGCATCGACGAGTCGGCGGAGTTCGGCGCCATCACGCACGTCGGCCAGAGCGAGACGATCGCCGGCGAAGCCGCGGGCGAGAAGTTCAGCGAGCTCGGCGCGAAGAAGGTCATCTGCGTGATCCACGAGGCCGGCAACACCGGGCTCGAGCAGCGCTGCGCCGGCGCCAAGAGCAAGTTCGGCGGCTCCATGGAGAACCTCCAGGTCGACGGCGCCGACACGACCGAGGCCAAGAACACCATTCAGTCGGCGCTGCAGGCCGACGGCTCGATCGACGGCGTCCTCGCGCTGAACGCACAGGTGGCGCTCGGTGCCCAGCAGGCCGTCGAGGAGAGCGGCGCGGAGGTGCAGATCGGTACGTTCGACCTCTCCGAAGACCTGATCGGCCAGATCCAGGACGGCAACGTCGCGTTCGCGGTCGACCAGCAGCCGTACACACAGGGCTATCTCGGCGTGCAGTTCCTGTACCTGAACTCGATCAACGGCAACCAGGTCGGCGGTGGCAAGCCGGTGTACTCCGGGCCGGCGTTCGTCACGAAGGAGAACGCCGACGAGGTGCTCGAAGTACGCCAAGAACGGCACCCGCTGACACGGTGA
- a CDS encoding Gfo/Idh/MocA family protein: MRIGLVGAGRIGAMHAEILAGMEELSVTVADADAERARSVADKAGLGYARSVDELLDQPLDGVVIAAATNSHPTLIRRAVERRVPVFCEKPVAPDVAGTLEVIAAIEGTDVPVQIGFQRRFDAGYVNAREEIASGRLGWLHTLRSTTLDPAPPPEEYVASSGGIFIDCAVHDFDSLRWVTGREVASVYATGSNRGAPFFTEHGDVDTASATLRFDDDALAVVSVTRYNAAGYDIRLEAFGSDGSVSTGLDDKTPLRSTEPGSTFPSGPAYTAFPERFADAYVAELAAFVRLAHDGGESPCAPVDALEAFYIAEACEMSRTSDQVVYLSGVRR; encoded by the coding sequence ATGAGGATCGGACTCGTTGGCGCGGGCCGGATCGGTGCAATGCACGCGGAGATCCTTGCAGGTATGGAAGAGCTCTCGGTCACGGTCGCCGACGCCGATGCCGAACGCGCGCGGTCCGTCGCCGACAAGGCCGGCCTCGGGTACGCACGCTCGGTCGACGAGCTTCTCGACCAGCCGCTCGACGGCGTGGTGATCGCAGCTGCCACCAACTCGCACCCGACGTTGATCCGGCGCGCGGTCGAGCGGCGCGTGCCGGTGTTCTGCGAGAAGCCGGTCGCGCCCGACGTCGCGGGCACGCTCGAGGTCATCGCGGCGATCGAGGGCACGGATGTACCCGTGCAGATCGGCTTCCAGCGGAGATTCGATGCCGGATACGTCAACGCACGTGAGGAGATCGCGTCCGGTCGGCTCGGCTGGCTGCACACACTGCGCTCGACGACGCTCGACCCGGCGCCGCCGCCCGAGGAGTACGTCGCGAGCTCCGGCGGCATCTTCATCGACTGTGCGGTGCACGATTTCGACAGCCTGCGTTGGGTGACGGGTCGAGAGGTGGCCTCGGTGTACGCGACGGGATCCAACCGCGGCGCCCCGTTCTTCACCGAACACGGGGACGTCGACACGGCCTCGGCGACACTGCGCTTCGACGACGATGCGCTCGCGGTCGTCTCGGTCACCCGTTACAACGCGGCGGGCTACGACATCCGCCTCGAGGCGTTCGGCTCCGACGGCTCGGTGAGCACCGGCCTCGACGACAAGACCCCGCTGCGGTCGACCGAGCCCGGGTCCACGTTCCCGTCCGGTCCGGCGTACACGGCCTTCCCTGAGCGCTTCGCCGACGCGTACGTCGCCGAGCTGGCGGCCTTCGTACGTCTTGCCCACGACGGCGGCGAGTCGCCGTGCGCGCCGGTCGATGCTCTGGAAGCGTTCTACATCGCCGAAGCGTGCGAGATGTCGCGCACCAGCGACCAAGTCGTCTACCTTTCGGGTGTGCGTCGATAG
- a CDS encoding GntR family transcriptional regulator, with the protein MANEPRITLDRSSPVPLYFQVAEQLEAAIVGGTLAPGDRISNEVSLAHDLGLSRPTMRQAIQVLVDKGMLVRKRGVGTQVVHGKIRRSVELTSLYDDLSAAGQGPRTEVLSVEITVTTEEIAHELQVEPGEPAWSLVRLRYIGDEPLALMHNFLPAETLDLNAVDLENHGLYEALRRTGLHMRVAQQRIGARRAEAREARLLGEKRGAPLLTMRRTAYDDAGLVVEYGTHVYRPELYSFEITLVDR; encoded by the coding sequence ATGGCGAACGAACCACGCATCACCCTCGACCGGTCGAGTCCGGTGCCGCTGTACTTCCAGGTGGCCGAGCAGCTCGAGGCGGCGATCGTCGGCGGCACCCTGGCGCCGGGCGACCGAATCAGCAACGAGGTCTCGCTCGCGCACGACCTCGGCCTGTCGAGGCCCACCATGCGGCAGGCGATCCAGGTGCTCGTCGACAAGGGCATGCTGGTCCGCAAACGCGGCGTGGGCACCCAGGTCGTCCACGGCAAGATCCGCCGCTCGGTCGAGCTCACCAGCCTGTACGACGACCTCAGCGCGGCCGGACAAGGCCCGCGCACGGAGGTGCTTTCGGTCGAGATCACCGTGACCACGGAGGAGATCGCGCACGAGCTGCAGGTCGAGCCCGGCGAGCCGGCGTGGTCGCTCGTACGGCTTCGCTACATCGGCGACGAGCCGCTGGCGTTGATGCACAACTTCCTGCCCGCGGAGACCCTCGACCTGAATGCGGTCGACCTGGAGAACCACGGACTGTACGAGGCCCTGCGGCGCACGGGTCTCCACATGCGCGTGGCACAGCAGCGCATCGGCGCGCGCCGGGCCGAGGCCCGCGAGGCCCGGCTGCTCGGCGAGAAGCGCGGCGCTCCCCTGCTCACGATGCGGCGCACCGCGTACGACGATGCCGGACTGGTCGTGGAGTACGGCACGCACGTCTATCGCCCGGAGCTCTACTCGTTCGAGATCACGCTGGTCGACCGGTGA
- a CDS encoding ROK family glucokinase gives MAERLAIGIDIGGTKVAAGVVDLDGHVRARLRRETPTTSPQEVLNTIADVVDELRAGYHITSVGIGAAGFVDATRSTVLFSPHLAWRNEPLRDAVHRRIGLSVLVDNDANAAAWAEWRFGAAQNEEDLVCITLGTGIGGALVIGGQLHRGRWGLAGEFGHMQVVPQGHRCECGNRGCWEQYASGNALVREAKIIAKGDSPLAHRLLELVDGDATRITGPLVSEVAREGDPEAIALLAEVGDWLGVGIAGLAAALDCGLFVIGGGVSEANELLIEPARDAFRRTLTGRGYRAEARIVRAHLGPDAGMIGAADMSRALRRRRSRRSPRTSTRNAPLRSRLREPTPISSRFSTRRASSSE, from the coding sequence ATGGCTGAGCGACTCGCGATCGGAATCGACATCGGCGGCACCAAGGTTGCCGCGGGTGTCGTCGACCTCGATGGGCACGTACGCGCGCGGCTGCGGCGCGAGACGCCGACGACGAGCCCGCAGGAGGTGCTCAACACGATCGCCGACGTCGTCGACGAGCTGCGCGCGGGCTACCACATCACCTCCGTCGGTATCGGCGCGGCGGGTTTCGTCGACGCGACCCGCTCGACGGTGCTGTTCTCGCCGCATCTGGCCTGGCGCAACGAGCCGCTGCGCGACGCCGTGCACCGCCGGATCGGCCTCTCCGTGCTTGTCGACAACGACGCCAATGCCGCGGCCTGGGCCGAGTGGCGGTTCGGCGCCGCGCAGAACGAGGAGGACCTCGTCTGCATCACGCTCGGCACCGGCATCGGTGGAGCGCTGGTGATCGGCGGTCAGCTGCACCGCGGACGCTGGGGTCTTGCCGGCGAGTTCGGCCACATGCAGGTCGTGCCGCAGGGGCATCGCTGCGAGTGCGGCAACCGCGGTTGCTGGGAGCAGTACGCGAGCGGCAACGCGCTCGTCCGCGAGGCGAAGATCATCGCGAAGGGCGATTCCCCGCTGGCGCACCGGCTGCTGGAGCTGGTCGACGGCGACGCGACCCGGATCACCGGGCCGCTGGTCAGCGAGGTGGCACGCGAGGGCGACCCGGAGGCGATCGCCCTGCTCGCCGAGGTAGGTGACTGGCTCGGCGTCGGCATCGCCGGCCTGGCGGCCGCCCTCGACTGCGGGTTGTTCGTCATCGGCGGGGGAGTCTCGGAGGCCAACGAGCTGCTGATCGAGCCCGCGCGGGACGCGTTCCGGCGTACGCTCACCGGGCGTGGGTACCGCGCCGAGGCGCGGATCGTACGCGCGCACCTCGGACCCGACGCCGGGATGATCGGTGCGGCCGACATGTCGCGTGCGCTCCGGCGCCGGCGGAGCCGCCGCTCGCCACGCACGTCGACTCGCAACGCCCCGCTGCGCTCGCGCCTGCGCGAGCCGACCCCGATCTCGTCGCGCTTCTCCACCCGCCGGGCGTCGTCGTCCGAGTAG
- a CDS encoding ROK family glucokinase has protein sequence MGLTVGVDIGGTKIAAGVVDEDGRIVVDDVRDTPATDPAALAATVGDLVDDLRRKRDIDAVGIGAAGFVDASRSTVLFAPNIDWADEPLAARVHELVGLRVVVENDANAAAWGEFRFGAGADVDDLLLVTVGTGIGAGIIHAGQLYRGGFGVAAEVGHLRMVPAGILCGCGQYGCWEQYGSGRALVREAGDRIRAGITAAKPLADLAGGDPDAVTGPMVTEAAQAGDPLSIDLIADAGSWVGQGLASLAAVLDPTTIAIGGGVAAASDLLMQPVQEAFVRHLSAGSSRPHAELRLATLGNEAGLVGAADLARIP, from the coding sequence ATGGGACTGACAGTCGGGGTCGACATCGGCGGTACGAAGATCGCGGCCGGTGTCGTCGACGAGGACGGCCGGATCGTGGTCGACGACGTACGCGACACACCGGCGACCGATCCGGCGGCGTTGGCCGCGACCGTCGGCGACCTCGTCGACGACCTGCGCCGCAAGCGCGATATCGACGCCGTCGGCATCGGCGCGGCTGGGTTCGTTGACGCATCCCGGTCCACGGTGCTCTTCGCACCGAACATCGACTGGGCGGACGAGCCGCTGGCCGCCCGCGTCCACGAGCTGGTCGGTCTGCGCGTCGTGGTGGAGAACGACGCGAACGCAGCGGCGTGGGGCGAGTTCCGCTTCGGCGCGGGTGCGGACGTCGACGACCTGCTGCTCGTGACCGTCGGCACCGGCATCGGCGCCGGCATCATCCACGCCGGCCAGCTCTACCGCGGCGGATTCGGAGTCGCGGCGGAGGTCGGCCACCTGCGCATGGTGCCCGCGGGCATTCTCTGCGGCTGCGGCCAGTACGGCTGCTGGGAGCAGTACGGCAGCGGTCGGGCGCTCGTACGTGAAGCGGGCGACCGGATTCGTGCGGGCATCACCGCGGCGAAGCCGCTCGCCGATCTGGCGGGTGGTGACCCGGACGCCGTGACCGGGCCGATGGTCACCGAGGCCGCGCAGGCCGGTGATCCGCTGTCGATCGACCTGATCGCCGACGCCGGGTCGTGGGTCGGACAGGGGTTGGCGTCGCTGGCCGCCGTCCTCGACCCGACGACGATCGCGATCGGGGGCGGCGTCGCGGCGGCGAGCGACCTGCTGATGCAGCCCGTGCAGGAAGCCTTCGTACGCCACCTGTCGGCCGGCTCGAGCCGGCCGCACGCGGAGTTGCGGCTGGCAACGCTCGGCAACGAGGCGGGTCTTGTGGGAGCGGCCGACCTGGCCCGGATACCGTGA
- a CDS encoding ArsA family ATPase, with product MRIILFTGKGGVGKTTAAAGTAVLAGRNGLKTLVMSTDAAHSLADAFGVEPGAEPVEVDSQVWMQQVDAQRRFEASWTTVQGYLRTVLDASGVDPIAAEELTVLPGAEEVLALLELRDQAASGRWDLVIVDCAPTAETLRLLALPEALAWYMDRVFPTERRVVNALRPLLAKAAGVPMPRDDVFDAIERLHADLGDVHDLLVGPGCSVRLVLTPEAVVLAEARRAFTTLSLYGYRVDGVLANRVFPDAAADDWRQGWVDAQQSLLAEVDRSFAPLPVWQGAYCAAEPVGVDALGGFAADIYGPSDPFAVPEGEPMVVTRDGDRVDLSLALPLADTGNVQLARHGNDLVVTVGAYRRVLALPAVLTRLDVRGARVAGGRLEVRFGATSGSASSERGAHG from the coding sequence GTGCGGATCATCCTGTTCACCGGCAAGGGCGGCGTCGGCAAGACGACCGCCGCCGCCGGTACGGCCGTCCTCGCGGGGCGCAACGGGTTGAAGACGCTGGTGATGTCGACCGATGCGGCGCACTCGCTGGCCGACGCGTTCGGGGTGGAGCCCGGCGCCGAGCCCGTCGAGGTCGACTCGCAGGTGTGGATGCAGCAGGTCGACGCCCAGCGCCGGTTCGAGGCCTCGTGGACGACCGTGCAGGGCTATCTGCGTACGGTGCTCGACGCCTCGGGGGTCGACCCGATCGCGGCCGAGGAACTGACCGTACTGCCGGGTGCCGAAGAGGTTCTGGCGCTGCTCGAGCTGCGCGACCAGGCCGCGTCCGGCCGGTGGGACCTCGTGATCGTCGACTGCGCGCCCACCGCCGAGACGCTCCGGCTGCTGGCGCTGCCCGAGGCGCTCGCCTGGTACATGGACCGCGTCTTTCCGACCGAGCGCCGAGTCGTCAATGCGCTGCGGCCGCTGCTGGCCAAGGCTGCCGGGGTCCCGATGCCGCGTGACGACGTGTTCGACGCGATCGAGCGGCTGCATGCCGACCTCGGCGACGTGCACGATCTGCTGGTCGGCCCCGGGTGCTCCGTACGGCTGGTGCTGACACCGGAGGCGGTCGTGTTGGCGGAGGCGCGGCGGGCGTTCACGACCCTCTCGCTGTACGGCTACCGGGTCGACGGTGTGCTCGCGAACCGCGTCTTTCCCGATGCGGCGGCCGACGATTGGCGACAGGGCTGGGTCGACGCGCAGCAGTCCCTGCTGGCCGAGGTCGATCGGTCGTTCGCGCCGCTGCCGGTGTGGCAGGGCGCGTACTGCGCCGCGGAGCCGGTCGGCGTCGACGCGCTCGGCGGGTTCGCCGCCGACATCTACGGCCCGAGCGACCCGTTCGCGGTGCCCGAGGGCGAGCCGATGGTGGTGACCCGCGACGGCGATCGGGTCGACCTGTCGCTCGCGCTGCCGTTGGCGGATACGGGCAACGTGCAGCTCGCGCGGCACGGCAACGACCTCGTCGTGACCGTCGGCGCGTACCGTCGGGTGCTCGCCCTCCCGGCGGTGCTGACGCGGTTGGACGTACGTGGCGCGCGGGTCGCCGGTGGCCGGCTCGAGGTTCGTTTCGGAGCGACCAGCGGCTCTGCGTCGAGTGAACGGGGAGCACATGGCTGA
- a CDS encoding SRPBCC family protein, whose product MADQTTSDIVVDAAPAAIMDAVADFPAYPQWATGVKETEVLEFEDSGRAKRVRFVLDATPIRDEYVLAYDWQGDQQVSWQLDESGKMLRAMDGAYILSPLGSGGTRVTYRLEVQVSIPLLGMLKRKAEKVIIDTALKGLKKRVEQSA is encoded by the coding sequence ATGGCCGATCAGACCACCAGCGACATCGTCGTCGACGCCGCTCCCGCCGCAATCATGGATGCCGTCGCCGACTTCCCGGCGTACCCGCAGTGGGCGACCGGAGTCAAGGAGACCGAGGTTCTCGAGTTCGAGGACTCCGGGCGGGCGAAGCGGGTGCGGTTCGTGCTCGACGCGACTCCCATTCGCGACGAGTACGTGCTCGCGTACGACTGGCAGGGCGATCAGCAGGTGAGCTGGCAGCTCGACGAGTCCGGGAAGATGTTGCGCGCGATGGACGGCGCGTACATCCTGTCGCCGCTCGGCTCGGGAGGTACGCGAGTGACGTACCGACTCGAGGTCCAGGTGTCGATCCCGCTGCTCGGGATGCTCAAGCGCAAGGCGGAGAAGGTCATCATCGATACCGCGCTGAAGGGGCTCAAGAAGCGGGTCGAGCAGTCGGCCTGA
- a CDS encoding AMP-dependent synthetase/ligase gives MRAYASPPTYRLPEKGNLTDDVVDAALERPLSVAFSRSSADGWVDVTSAEFEAEVKAVAKGLLAAGVDAGDRVGILSRTRYEWTLLDYAIWWVGAATVPIYETSSAAQIEWILSDSGAVACVVETREHVGRVQQVRTNIETLSNVWSLDDGAIKALETLGSDVDDETLEERRGAVTPESLATVIYTSGTTGRPKGCCLTHGNFMFELGVATQLLDELFETDDASTLLFLPLAHVFARIIQVGCVRSGVRMGHTADVRDLLVHLEDFKPTFILAVPRVFEKVFNGASQKAHADGKGAIFDRAVDTAIAYSRARDGRRVPVLLRARHALFDRLVYAKLRAALGGKAQYAISGGAPLGERLAHFFRGIGVPVLEGYGLTETTAALAVNLPGETKIGTVGRPIPGTEVKVGEDGELLFRGGQVFGGYWRNDDASAEALDDGWFHTGDMGEIDEEGFVRITGRKKEILVTAGGKNVAPAVMEDIIRAHPLVSQCMVVGDGKPFIAALITLDPEAVEDWAPANGKTTDIAVLAEDAAVRAEIQRAVDEANAAVSRAESIRKFTILPVDWTEDDGHVTPTLKLKRNVVMREFRDDVEALFD, from the coding sequence TTGCGCGCGTACGCCTCGCCCCCTACGTATCGGCTGCCCGAGAAGGGCAATCTCACCGACGACGTGGTCGACGCCGCCCTCGAGCGCCCCTTGTCGGTCGCGTTCAGCCGCTCGTCGGCCGACGGCTGGGTCGACGTCACGTCCGCCGAGTTCGAGGCAGAGGTCAAGGCGGTCGCCAAGGGCCTGCTGGCCGCGGGCGTCGATGCCGGCGACCGGGTGGGGATCCTGAGCCGCACCCGCTACGAGTGGACGCTGCTCGACTACGCGATCTGGTGGGTCGGCGCCGCAACGGTGCCCATCTACGAGACCAGCTCGGCGGCGCAGATCGAGTGGATCCTCTCCGACTCCGGCGCCGTCGCGTGCGTCGTCGAAACCCGCGAACACGTCGGCCGCGTACAGCAGGTGCGCACGAACATCGAGACGCTGAGCAACGTGTGGAGCCTCGACGACGGGGCGATCAAGGCGCTCGAGACTCTCGGCTCCGACGTCGACGACGAGACCCTGGAGGAGCGTCGCGGCGCAGTCACGCCGGAGTCGCTCGCCACGGTGATCTACACGTCCGGCACCACCGGCCGGCCGAAGGGCTGCTGCCTCACCCACGGCAACTTCATGTTCGAGCTCGGGGTCGCGACGCAGCTGCTCGACGAGTTGTTCGAGACCGACGACGCGTCGACGCTGCTGTTCCTCCCCCTCGCGCACGTCTTCGCCCGGATCATCCAGGTCGGGTGCGTGCGGTCGGGCGTACGCATGGGCCACACCGCAGACGTACGCGACCTGCTGGTGCACCTGGAGGACTTCAAGCCGACGTTCATCCTCGCCGTACCGCGGGTGTTCGAGAAGGTCTTCAACGGCGCCAGTCAGAAGGCGCACGCCGACGGCAAGGGCGCGATCTTCGACCGCGCCGTCGACACTGCGATCGCTTACAGCCGGGCGCGCGACGGGCGTCGCGTACCAGTCCTGCTGCGGGCCCGACACGCGTTGTTCGACCGTCTCGTGTACGCCAAGCTGCGTGCTGCGCTCGGCGGCAAGGCCCAGTACGCGATCTCCGGCGGTGCGCCGCTCGGTGAGCGCCTCGCGCACTTCTTCCGCGGCATCGGCGTACCCGTGCTCGAGGGGTACGGCCTCACCGAGACGACCGCGGCACTCGCGGTGAACCTCCCCGGCGAGACCAAGATCGGTACTGTCGGTCGGCCGATCCCCGGCACCGAGGTCAAGGTCGGCGAGGACGGCGAACTGCTGTTCCGCGGCGGACAGGTGTTCGGCGGCTACTGGCGAAACGATGACGCATCGGCGGAGGCGCTCGACGACGGCTGGTTCCACACCGGCGACATGGGCGAGATCGACGAGGAGGGCTTCGTCCGGATCACCGGACGCAAGAAGGAGATCCTGGTGACCGCGGGGGGCAAGAACGTTGCGCCGGCGGTCATGGAGGACATCATCCGTGCCCACCCCCTCGTCAGCCAGTGCATGGTCGTCGGCGACGGCAAACCGTTCATCGCGGCGCTGATCACGCTCGATCCGGAGGCCGTCGAGGACTGGGCCCCGGCGAACGGCAAGACCACCGATATCGCGGTGCTCGCCGAGGACGCCGCCGTACGCGCCGAGATCCAGCGTGCCGTCGACGAGGCGAATGCCGCCGTGTCGAGAGCTGAGTCGATCCGTAAGTTCACCATCCTCCCCGTCGACTGGACCGAGGACGACGGCCATGTCACGCCGACGCTCAAGCTGAAGCGCAACGTCGTGATGCGGGAGTTCCGCGACGACGTCGAGGCCCTCTTCGACTGA